A genome region from Streptomyces xanthophaeus includes the following:
- a CDS encoding DUF5691 domain-containing protein has translation MDEADEGYGEWEELVAAALLGTERRRGGGPAGSPEALLDAAAVHTVRRRAGLLPAEAGPRPEPAPRDPRPAPPEAAGRRLAQLLAGRSGPVNGGGRRGTAPDLTELLPQWLAAAARHGYRSPAALVPALLDAARARTDLRPQALALAGTRGLWLARMNPDWRFALRGGSGGAGELPEVTDRAAVERLWQEGLFAERVALLGAVRAHEAAAAPRLLTTTWATERAEDRLMFLDSLRVGLSEEDEPFLEAALGDRSRNVRATAAELLSALPTSALAGRMAERALACVGPEGVTPPAECDAGMLRDGVVKRPPAGRGERAWWLGQLVEAAPLSCWRERFGGLGPAEIVALPVAAGDGWTEELHAAWCRAAVRQRDAPWSRALLGPASAPPAAGPGTASLAERAKLLETLPHAERAEWVAEFIRAHGLSEAFQLLGVCVVPWAGALGRAVVDALDSARDAGSYPWSFSGVMGLAERCLDPTEAGRLEALTTAVEDLPDAAPGAAAYWAEAFTRLVSTLRLRAAMLSELAPA, from the coding sequence ATGGACGAGGCTGACGAGGGGTACGGGGAGTGGGAGGAGCTGGTCGCCGCCGCGCTGCTGGGCACCGAGCGGCGCCGGGGCGGGGGCCCGGCGGGCTCACCGGAGGCGCTGCTGGACGCGGCGGCCGTGCACACCGTACGGCGCCGGGCCGGACTGCTTCCGGCCGAGGCCGGGCCGCGCCCGGAGCCCGCGCCCCGGGACCCCCGGCCGGCGCCACCGGAGGCGGCCGGCCGCAGGCTCGCGCAGTTGCTGGCCGGCCGCAGCGGCCCGGTCAACGGCGGCGGGCGGCGCGGGACCGCCCCGGACCTGACGGAGCTGCTGCCGCAGTGGCTGGCCGCCGCCGCGCGGCACGGCTACCGCTCCCCGGCCGCGCTCGTACCGGCACTGCTGGACGCGGCCCGGGCCCGTACGGACCTGCGGCCGCAGGCCCTGGCCCTGGCCGGGACGCGCGGGCTGTGGCTGGCGCGGATGAATCCGGACTGGCGGTTCGCCCTGCGCGGCGGTTCGGGCGGCGCCGGGGAACTGCCGGAGGTGACGGACCGGGCGGCGGTGGAACGGCTGTGGCAGGAAGGGCTGTTCGCGGAGCGGGTGGCCCTGCTCGGGGCCGTCCGGGCCCACGAGGCTGCGGCCGCGCCACGGCTGCTGACGACGACCTGGGCCACCGAACGGGCCGAGGACCGGCTGATGTTCCTCGATTCACTGAGGGTGGGGTTGTCGGAGGAGGACGAGCCCTTCCTGGAGGCGGCGCTGGGTGACCGGAGCCGCAATGTCCGCGCCACGGCCGCCGAACTGCTGTCGGCGCTGCCGACCTCGGCGCTGGCCGGGCGGATGGCGGAGCGCGCACTGGCCTGCGTGGGCCCCGAGGGGGTGACTCCGCCGGCCGAGTGCGACGCGGGGATGCTCCGCGACGGGGTGGTCAAGCGGCCGCCCGCCGGGCGCGGGGAGCGGGCCTGGTGGCTCGGCCAGTTGGTGGAGGCGGCGCCGCTGTCGTGCTGGCGGGAGCGGTTCGGGGGGCTCGGCCCGGCGGAGATAGTGGCGCTGCCGGTGGCCGCGGGCGACGGCTGGACGGAGGAGCTGCACGCGGCGTGGTGCCGGGCCGCCGTGCGCCAGCGCGACGCGCCGTGGTCGCGGGCGCTGCTCGGCCCGGCGTCCGCGCCACCCGCGGCGGGTCCGGGCACGGCCTCGCTCGCGGAGCGGGCCAAGCTGCTGGAGACCCTCCCGCACGCGGAGCGGGCGGAGTGGGTCGCGGAGTTCATACGGGCCCACGGCCTGTCGGAGGCCTTCCAGCTGCTCGGGGTGTGCGTCGTGCCATGGGCGGGAGCGCTGGGCCGGGCGGTCGTGGACGCGCTCGACAGCGCCCGCGACGCGGGCAGCTACCCGTGGAGCTTCAGCGGGGTGATGGGCCTGGCCGAGCGCTGCCTCGATCCCACTGAAGCGGGCCGGCTGGAGGCCCTGACCACGGCCGTGGAGGACCTGCCGGACGCGGCCCCCGGCGCGGCCGCGTACTGGGCCGAGGCGTTCACGCGACTCGTCTCGACCCTTCGCCTCCGCGCGGCGATGCTGTCCGAACTGGCCCCGGCCTAG
- a CDS encoding VWA domain-containing protein, translating into MSGTDTGTAGGERLRRWRMVLGGGEADGTGCALAGRDAAMDAALGALYGGGGEAGSRRTSGARSAGLGGSAPNVARWLGDIRTYFPSSVVQVMQRDAIERLGLAALLLEPEMLEAVEPDVHLVGTLLSLNKAMPETTKETARAVVRKVVEQLEKKLAARTRATLTGALDRSARISRPRHHDIDWDRTIRANLKNYLPEYRTVVPERLIGYGRAAQSVKKEVILCIDQSGSMAASVVYASVFGAVLASMRSIATRLVVFDTAVVDLTDQLDDPVDVLFGTQLGGGTDINRALAYCQSKITRPADTVVVLISDLYEGGIRNEMLKRVAAMKASGVEFVTLLALSDEGAPAYDREHAAALAALGAPAFACTPDLFPDVMAAALEKRPLPIP; encoded by the coding sequence ATGAGCGGTACGGACACGGGCACGGCCGGAGGCGAGCGGTTGCGGCGGTGGCGGATGGTGCTCGGCGGGGGTGAGGCCGATGGCACCGGGTGCGCGCTGGCCGGGCGGGACGCGGCGATGGACGCCGCGCTCGGCGCGCTGTACGGCGGGGGTGGCGAGGCGGGGTCCCGCAGGACATCGGGGGCGCGGTCGGCCGGGCTCGGCGGGTCCGCGCCGAACGTGGCCCGCTGGCTCGGGGACATCCGTACGTACTTCCCGAGCTCCGTGGTCCAGGTCATGCAGCGCGACGCCATCGAGCGGCTGGGCCTGGCCGCCCTGCTGCTGGAGCCGGAGATGCTGGAGGCCGTCGAACCGGACGTGCACCTCGTCGGCACCCTGCTCTCCCTCAACAAGGCGATGCCCGAGACGACGAAGGAGACGGCGCGGGCCGTGGTCCGCAAGGTCGTGGAGCAGCTGGAGAAGAAGCTCGCGGCGCGGACCCGGGCGACGCTGACCGGCGCCCTGGACCGGTCCGCGCGCATCAGCCGCCCGCGCCACCACGACATCGACTGGGACCGCACGATCCGGGCCAATCTCAAGAACTACCTGCCCGAGTACCGCACCGTCGTCCCCGAGCGGCTGATCGGCTACGGCCGGGCGGCGCAATCGGTGAAGAAGGAGGTGATCCTCTGCATCGACCAGTCGGGTTCGATGGCGGCCTCCGTCGTCTACGCCTCCGTCTTCGGGGCGGTCCTCGCCTCGATGCGCTCGATCGCCACCCGTCTGGTCGTCTTCGACACCGCGGTCGTCGACCTGACCGACCAGCTCGACGACCCGGTCGACGTCCTCTTCGGCACCCAATTGGGCGGTGGCACCGACATCAACCGCGCGCTCGCCTACTGCCAGTCGAAGATCACCCGCCCCGCCGACACCGTCGTCGTCCTGATCAGCGATCTCTACGAAGGCGGTATCCGCAACGAGATGCTGAAGCGGGTCGCCGCGATGAAGGCGTCGGGCGTCGAGTTCGTGACCCTGCTGGCCCTGTCCGACGAGGGGGCCCCGGCCTACGACCGCGAGCACGCCGCAGCCCTTGCGGCGCTGGGGGCCCCGGCCTTCGCCTGCACTCCCGACCTGTTCCCGGATGTGATGGCCGCGGCGCTGGAGAAGCGCCCTCTGCCGATCCCCTGA
- the sucC gene encoding ADP-forming succinate--CoA ligase subunit beta, translated as MDLFEYQARDLFAKHGVPVLAGEVIDTPEAAREATERLGGKSVVKAQVKVGGRGKAGGVKLAATPDEAVARATDILGMDIKGHTVHKVMIAETAPEILEEYYVSYLLDRTNRTFLAMASVAGGMDIEQVAEETPEKLAKVPVNANEGVTIEKAREIVALAQFPAEVAEKVAEVLVTLWATFIAEDALLVEVNPLAKVANGDVIALDGKVSLDENAEFRQPGHEEFVDHAAANPLEAAAKAKNLNYVKLDGEVGIIGNGAGLVMSTLDVVAYAGENHGGVKPANFLDIGGGASAAVMANGLEIILGDPDVKSVFVNVFGGITACDEVANGIVQALQLLADKGEAVTKPLVVRLDGNNAELGRKILSDANHPLVQRVDTMDGAADKAAELAAAK; from the coding sequence GTGGACCTGTTCGAGTACCAGGCGAGGGACCTCTTCGCCAAGCACGGTGTACCGGTGCTGGCCGGTGAAGTCATCGACACGCCTGAGGCGGCTCGCGAGGCCACCGAGCGGCTGGGCGGCAAGTCGGTCGTCAAGGCGCAGGTGAAGGTCGGCGGCCGCGGCAAGGCCGGCGGCGTGAAGCTGGCCGCCACCCCGGACGAGGCCGTCGCCCGGGCGACGGACATCCTCGGCATGGACATCAAGGGCCACACGGTCCACAAGGTGATGATCGCCGAGACGGCTCCGGAGATCCTGGAGGAGTACTACGTCTCGTACCTCCTCGACCGGACCAACCGCACCTTCCTCGCCATGGCGTCCGTCGCGGGCGGCATGGACATCGAGCAGGTCGCCGAGGAGACCCCGGAGAAGCTCGCCAAGGTCCCGGTGAACGCCAACGAGGGCGTGACCATCGAGAAGGCCCGCGAGATCGTCGCGCTGGCGCAGTTCCCGGCCGAGGTCGCCGAGAAGGTCGCCGAGGTCCTCGTGACCCTGTGGGCGACCTTCATCGCCGAGGACGCGCTCCTCGTCGAGGTCAACCCGCTCGCGAAGGTCGCCAACGGCGACGTCATCGCGCTCGACGGCAAGGTCTCGCTCGACGAGAACGCCGAGTTCCGCCAGCCGGGTCACGAGGAGTTCGTGGACCACGCGGCCGCGAACCCGCTCGAGGCCGCCGCCAAGGCGAAGAACCTCAACTACGTCAAGCTCGACGGTGAGGTCGGCATCATCGGCAACGGCGCGGGTCTCGTCATGAGCACCCTCGACGTCGTCGCCTACGCCGGCGAGAACCACGGTGGCGTCAAGCCCGCCAACTTCCTGGACATCGGCGGTGGCGCCTCCGCCGCCGTCATGGCCAACGGTCTCGAGATCATCCTCGGCGACCCGGACGTCAAGTCCGTCTTCGTCAACGTCTTCGGTGGCATCACCGCCTGTGACGAGGTCGCCAACGGCATCGTCCAGGCGCTGCAGCTGCTCGCGGACAAGGGCGAGGCGGTCACCAAGCCGCTGGTCGTCCGTCTCGACGGCAACAACGCCGAGCTGGGTCGCAAGATCCTCTCGGACGCCAACCACCCGCTGGTCCAGCGCGTGGACACCATGGACGGCGCGGCCGACAAGGCCGCCGAGCTCGCGGCTGCGAAGTAA
- a CDS encoding DUF5682 family protein: MSPSPVKGPLLLGVRHHGPGSARAVRAALEAARPEAVLIEGPPEGDALLPLAAEEGMRPPVALLAHAADDPGRAAFWPLAGFSPEWVAIRWAQEHDVPVRFIDLPAAHSLAAGGEGQEGTEPDAVRLDPLAVLAETAGYDDPERWWEDVVEHRGAGGVREDVLGAFEALGEAMGALREAYGDGGHQRDLVREAYMRQRMRAARREFGDAYAVVCGAWHVPALRARTTVAADKALLSGLPKVKVETTWVPWTHRRLARAGGYGAGITSPGWYAHLFSARDRPVERWLTKVAGLLREEDRQVSSAHVIEAVRLAETLAAMRGRPLPGLTETLEAVRAVMCDGSDIPLALIEDRLVVGDVLGEVPDGAPVVPLQRDLTRQQRTLRLKAEAQDRELELDLRKDTDTAKSLLLHRLRLLGVGWGTPAASRAGTGTFRETWRLRWEPELSVRIAEAGIWGTTVLGAATAKAEADAAGAEELGEVTALAEQCLLAGLAQALPAVLRALADRAALDTDVARLAKALPALARSLRYGDVRGTDATALGAVAAGLAERICVALPSACTAGLDADAAAEMRGHVDGVHGAVGLLADAGEGLRERWSAVLATLAGRDTVPGLIRGRAARLLLDDGRLPAEETARLMGLALSPASSPADAAGWIEGFAGGSSGGGTLLVHDDRLLGLIDAWLVGVPERAFTDVLPLLRRTFGAYEPGVKRTLGELVRRGPGGSAAAVPGGSAPEGFAPELDPARADAVVGLVRMLLAGV; the protein is encoded by the coding sequence ATGAGCCCGAGCCCGGTGAAGGGCCCGCTGCTGCTGGGCGTACGTCACCACGGGCCCGGCTCGGCCCGTGCCGTCCGGGCGGCCCTGGAGGCGGCCCGGCCCGAGGCGGTGCTGATCGAGGGCCCGCCGGAGGGGGACGCGCTGTTGCCGCTCGCCGCCGAGGAGGGGATGCGGCCGCCCGTCGCGCTCCTCGCGCACGCGGCGGACGATCCGGGCCGGGCCGCGTTCTGGCCGCTCGCCGGGTTCTCACCCGAATGGGTGGCCATCCGCTGGGCCCAGGAGCACGACGTCCCGGTCCGTTTCATCGACCTCCCGGCGGCGCACTCGCTCGCCGCCGGAGGGGAGGGGCAGGAAGGGACCGAGCCGGACGCCGTCCGGCTGGACCCCCTGGCCGTGCTGGCCGAGACCGCGGGGTACGACGATCCCGAGCGCTGGTGGGAGGACGTCGTCGAGCACCGCGGCGCCGGGGGCGTGCGGGAGGACGTGCTCGGCGCCTTCGAGGCGCTGGGGGAGGCCATGGGAGCCCTGCGCGAGGCGTACGGCGACGGGGGACACCAGCGCGACCTGGTGCGCGAGGCGTACATGCGCCAGCGGATGCGGGCCGCCCGCCGGGAGTTCGGCGACGCCTACGCCGTGGTGTGCGGAGCCTGGCACGTCCCCGCGCTGCGGGCCAGGACCACCGTGGCCGCCGACAAGGCCCTGCTGAGCGGCCTGCCCAAGGTCAAGGTGGAGACCACCTGGGTGCCCTGGACCCACCGCAGGCTCGCCCGCGCCGGCGGGTACGGCGCGGGGATCACCTCGCCCGGCTGGTACGCCCACCTCTTCTCCGCCCGGGACCGGCCCGTCGAGCGGTGGCTGACGAAGGTCGCTGGCCTGCTGCGCGAGGAGGACCGGCAGGTCTCCTCGGCGCACGTCATCGAGGCGGTCCGGCTGGCCGAGACCCTCGCCGCGATGCGGGGCAGGCCGCTGCCCGGCCTGACGGAGACCCTGGAAGCGGTCCGGGCGGTGATGTGTGACGGCTCCGACATACCGCTCGCACTGATCGAGGACCGGCTCGTCGTCGGCGACGTGCTCGGTGAGGTCCCGGACGGAGCCCCCGTCGTCCCCCTCCAGCGCGACCTGACGCGACAGCAGCGCACACTGCGGCTCAAGGCCGAGGCACAGGACCGCGAGCTGGAACTGGACCTGCGCAAGGACACCGACACGGCGAAGTCCCTGCTGCTGCACCGGCTGCGGCTGCTCGGTGTCGGCTGGGGCACACCTGCCGCCTCCCGGGCCGGCACCGGAACCTTCCGGGAGACCTGGCGGCTGCGGTGGGAGCCGGAGCTGTCGGTGCGGATCGCCGAGGCCGGCATATGGGGGACCACCGTCCTCGGGGCGGCCACCGCCAAGGCAGAGGCGGACGCCGCCGGGGCCGAGGAGCTGGGCGAGGTGACGGCCCTGGCCGAGCAGTGCCTGCTGGCCGGGCTCGCGCAGGCACTGCCCGCCGTACTGCGGGCCCTCGCCGACCGGGCCGCGCTGGACACCGACGTGGCGCGGCTCGCCAAGGCCCTGCCGGCCCTGGCCCGTTCGCTGCGGTACGGGGACGTCCGGGGCACCGACGCGACGGCGCTCGGCGCCGTGGCGGCCGGGCTCGCCGAGCGGATATGCGTCGCACTGCCGTCGGCCTGTACGGCTGGCCTGGACGCCGACGCGGCGGCGGAGATGCGCGGTCACGTGGACGGGGTGCACGGGGCGGTCGGCCTGCTGGCGGACGCCGGTGAAGGGCTGCGGGAGCGCTGGTCCGCGGTGCTCGCCACGCTGGCCGGCCGGGACACCGTGCCCGGCCTGATCCGCGGCCGGGCGGCCCGGCTGCTCCTCGACGACGGGCGGCTGCCGGCCGAGGAGACGGCCCGGCTGATGGGGCTCGCCCTGTCCCCGGCGTCCTCCCCGGCCGACGCCGCGGGCTGGATCGAGGGCTTCGCGGGCGGCAGTTCGGGCGGGGGCACGCTGCTGGTCCACGACGACCGGCTGCTGGGCCTGATCGACGCCTGGCTGGTGGGGGTGCCGGAGCGGGCGTTCACCGACGTACTGCCGCTGTTGCGGCGGACGTTCGGGGCGTACGAGCCGGGCGTGAAGCGGACCTTGGGCGAGCTGGTGCGGAGGGGGCCGGGCGGTTCCGCCGCGGCGGTGCCCGGTGGCTCGGCGCCCGAGGGCTTCGCCCCGGAGCTGGATCCGGCGCGGGCGGACGCGGTGGTGGGGCTGGTGCGGATGCTGCTCGCCGGCGTTTGA
- the sucD gene encoding succinate--CoA ligase subunit alpha, producing MAIFLNKDSKVIVQGMTGATGMKHTKLMLADGTNIVGGVNPRKAGTTVDFDGTEVPVFGSVAEAMEKTGANVSVLFVPPAFAKAAVVEAIDAEIPLAVVITEGIAVHDSAAFWAYATAKGNKTRIIGPNCPGLITPGQSNAGIIPGDITKPGKIGLVSKSGTLTYQMMYELRDIGFTSAVGIGGDPVIGTTHIDALEAFEADPDTELIVMIGEIGGDAEERAADFIAKNVTKPVVGYVAGFTAPEGKTMGHAGAIVSGSSGTAQAKKEALEAAGVKVGKTPTETAKLAREILAAK from the coding sequence ATGGCTATCTTCCTCAACAAGGACAGCAAGGTCATCGTCCAGGGCATGACCGGTGCCACGGGCATGAAGCACACCAAGCTGATGCTGGCTGACGGCACCAACATCGTCGGCGGCGTGAACCCGCGCAAGGCCGGCACCACCGTCGACTTCGACGGCACCGAGGTCCCGGTCTTCGGCTCCGTCGCCGAGGCGATGGAGAAGACGGGCGCCAACGTCTCCGTCCTCTTCGTCCCGCCGGCCTTCGCCAAGGCCGCCGTGGTCGAGGCGATCGACGCCGAGATCCCGCTGGCCGTCGTCATCACCGAGGGCATTGCGGTGCACGACTCCGCCGCCTTCTGGGCGTACGCGACCGCCAAGGGCAACAAGACCCGGATCATCGGCCCGAACTGCCCGGGTCTGATCACCCCCGGCCAGTCCAACGCCGGCATCATCCCGGGCGACATCACCAAGCCCGGCAAGATCGGTCTCGTGTCCAAGTCGGGCACGCTGACCTACCAGATGATGTACGAGCTCCGTGACATCGGCTTCACCTCCGCCGTCGGCATCGGTGGCGACCCGGTCATCGGCACCACGCACATCGACGCCCTGGAGGCCTTCGAGGCCGACCCGGACACCGAGCTGATCGTCATGATCGGCGAGATCGGCGGCGACGCCGAGGAGCGTGCGGCGGACTTCATCGCGAAGAACGTCACCAAGCCGGTCGTCGGCTACGTCGCGGGCTTCACCGCCCCCGAGGGCAAGACCATGGGCCACGCGGGCGCCATCGTCTCCGGCTCCTCCGGCACCGCGCAGGCCAAGAAGGAGGCCCTCGAGGCCGCCGGCGTGAAGGTCGGCAAGACGCCGACCGAGACCGCGAAGCTGGCGCGCGAGATCCTCGCCGCCAAGTAA
- a CDS encoding SWIM zinc finger family protein, with protein MTEQGDRWTAEQVLDLAPDDASRKAGGRLGGAGPWLQIGGSASGSVWGLCKGSGSKPYRTVVDLTGPAYKCSCPSRKFPCKHALGLLLLWSAEGVGEPDEAPEWAAQWLADRAAKAARPPGGRVAPADEEAARKRAERRAVRVGAGVTELEQRLADLLRGGLAGQEQAGYAGWEETAARMVDAQAPGLAGRVRELGTIPSCGPGWPARMLEEAALLHLLDRAWLGVAGLPEELAATVRSRVGLPASGEGEAVRDRWLVLAQYDTVSPDGRLTTRRIWLRGLAGGRPALVLDFGPPGRPPGLALPVGLVLEAEMRFRPGSAGLRADLGERFAAAVPCAEVPAGVSTGAALEAYGAALRQDPWLESWPVVLGPVVPIPGELGWQLADAEGTSSLPVPLTGGGGRSRGGLWQLAALSGGGPVTVFGECGHRGFTPLTAWQPDSTEPVALS; from the coding sequence ATGACTGAGCAGGGGGACCGCTGGACAGCGGAACAGGTACTGGATCTGGCTCCTGACGATGCCTCACGCAAGGCGGGGGGCAGACTCGGCGGGGCGGGGCCGTGGTTGCAGATCGGAGGTTCCGCTTCCGGTTCGGTGTGGGGGTTGTGCAAGGGCAGCGGCAGCAAGCCGTACCGCACGGTCGTGGACCTGACGGGCCCCGCGTACAAGTGCTCCTGCCCGAGCCGGAAGTTCCCCTGCAAGCACGCGCTGGGGCTGTTGCTGCTCTGGTCGGCGGAGGGGGTCGGCGAGCCGGACGAGGCTCCGGAGTGGGCGGCGCAGTGGCTGGCGGACCGGGCGGCCAAGGCCGCCCGGCCGCCCGGCGGGAGGGTCGCGCCGGCCGACGAGGAGGCGGCCAGGAAGCGGGCCGAGCGGCGGGCGGTGCGCGTCGGCGCGGGCGTCACCGAGCTGGAGCAGCGGCTGGCCGATCTGCTGCGCGGCGGCCTCGCGGGCCAGGAGCAGGCGGGATACGCGGGATGGGAGGAGACGGCGGCCCGCATGGTCGACGCCCAGGCACCCGGACTGGCAGGACGGGTAAGGGAGTTGGGGACGATACCCAGTTGCGGCCCCGGCTGGCCCGCCCGGATGCTGGAGGAGGCGGCGCTGCTGCACCTGCTCGACCGGGCGTGGCTGGGGGTGGCCGGGCTGCCGGAAGAGCTGGCGGCGACGGTGCGCAGCCGCGTGGGACTGCCGGCCTCCGGGGAGGGGGAGGCCGTACGGGACCGCTGGCTGGTGCTCGCCCAGTACGACACGGTGTCGCCGGACGGCCGGCTCACCACCCGCCGGATATGGCTGCGCGGGCTGGCGGGCGGGCGGCCCGCTCTGGTGCTGGACTTCGGACCGCCGGGGCGGCCACCGGGGCTGGCGCTGCCGGTGGGGCTGGTGCTGGAGGCGGAGATGCGCTTCCGGCCCGGGTCGGCGGGGCTGCGGGCGGACCTCGGTGAGAGGTTCGCGGCAGCCGTGCCGTGCGCGGAGGTTCCGGCCGGGGTGAGCACGGGGGCGGCTCTGGAGGCGTACGGGGCGGCGCTGCGGCAGGACCCGTGGCTGGAGTCCTGGCCGGTGGTGCTCGGTCCGGTGGTTCCGATACCGGGAGAGCTCGGCTGGCAGCTGGCGGACGCGGAGGGCACCTCCTCCCTGCCGGTGCCCCTCACCGGGGGCGGCGGCCGCTCCCGCGGGGGGCTGTGGCAGCTGGCGGCGTTGTCGGGCGGGGGGCCGGTGACGGTGTTCGGCGAGTGCGGCCACCGCGGCTTCACCCCTCTGACGGCCTGGCAGCCGGACTCGACCGAGCCCGTCGCCCTGTCCTGA
- a CDS encoding helix-turn-helix domain-containing protein, which yields MTPSVETTSSEDSELSLPAPKERRRLREAAELTHDEVAAAVGVTAATIRSWESGRTAPRGRKRELYTQFLARLAAPPQDAGPAGAPGEAKTARASEEPAADPPVPAGPTTAGTASDGRAPDAQATDARAADGRTEPDELPDELPAEGPAESPARVAVAGPAEAFDALYAHAARDLARQAYLLTGRRALALEAVEKAFVQAWDRWPEVAADPDPVGWVRAIVYEYALSPWHRFRRAHRHPDKPPAEPADRILLDALLSLPPANRRTVLLYDGVGLDLPDTAAETEATTPTAGHRLVHAHADLADRIPELADVPLEKQSALLRDLFTALQPAVDLDPRPAAVVRGGGERRTRLWTRATLSLTAMIAVSTAYTLMTAPTHYEPPLAPGESVSGVPPLAGPQQLTERSRKLHDKLLADPEAGPARIAPKVE from the coding sequence ATGACACCAAGCGTCGAGACGACCTCCTCAGAGGACTCGGAGCTGAGCCTGCCCGCCCCCAAGGAGCGCCGCAGACTGCGCGAGGCGGCGGAACTGACGCACGATGAGGTCGCCGCGGCCGTGGGGGTCACCGCGGCGACCATCCGCTCCTGGGAATCGGGCCGCACGGCCCCCCGCGGGCGCAAGCGCGAGCTGTACACGCAGTTCCTGGCGCGCCTGGCGGCCCCGCCGCAGGACGCCGGTCCCGCCGGGGCGCCGGGCGAGGCGAAGACGGCCCGGGCGTCGGAGGAACCCGCCGCGGACCCACCCGTCCCGGCCGGACCGACCACGGCCGGAACGGCCTCGGACGGACGGGCACCGGACGCGCAGGCCACGGACGCACGGGCCGCGGACGGGCGGACCGAGCCCGACGAGCTCCCCGACGAGCTCCCCGCCGAAGGCCCCGCCGAGAGCCCCGCAAGGGTCGCGGTGGCGGGACCGGCCGAGGCCTTCGACGCCCTCTACGCCCACGCCGCCCGCGACCTCGCCCGGCAGGCCTACCTGCTCACCGGCCGCCGGGCGCTCGCCCTGGAGGCCGTGGAGAAGGCCTTCGTCCAGGCCTGGGACCGGTGGCCGGAGGTGGCAGCCGACCCGGACCCGGTGGGCTGGGTGCGCGCGATCGTGTACGAGTACGCGCTCTCCCCCTGGCACCGGTTCCGGCGCGCCCACCGCCATCCCGACAAGCCGCCCGCCGAGCCCGCCGACCGGATCCTGCTCGACGCCCTGCTCTCCCTGCCCCCCGCGAACCGCCGTACGGTCCTGCTCTACGACGGCGTCGGCCTCGACCTCCCCGACACCGCGGCCGAGACCGAGGCCACCACACCCACCGCGGGCCACCGGCTCGTGCACGCGCACGCCGACCTCGCCGACCGGATCCCCGAACTGGCCGACGTACCGCTCGAAAAGCAGTCCGCGCTGCTGCGCGACCTGTTCACCGCGCTGCAACCGGCCGTCGACCTCGATCCGCGGCCGGCGGCCGTCGTACGCGGCGGCGGCGAGCGGCGCACCCGGCTGTGGACCCGCGCGACCCTCAGCCTGACGGCGATGATCGCCGTCTCGACGGCCTACACGCTCATGACCGCGCCCACCCACTACGAGCCCCCGCTGGCACCCGGCGAGAGCGTCTCCGGCGTGCCCCCGCTCGCCGGCCCCCAGCAGCTCACCGAACGGAGCAGGAAGCTCCACGACAAGCTGCTCGCCGACCCGGAGGCCGGACCGGCGCGGATCGCCCCGAAGGTCGAATGA
- a CDS encoding ATP-binding protein: MTMQGNEQRAEALRPHAEDAFAHELKALAAADDRPRPTRWKLSPWAVATYLLGGTLDDGTVITPKYVGPRRIVEVAVTTLATDRALLLLGVPGTAKTWVSEHLAAAVSGDSTLLVQGTAGTPEEAIRYGWNYARLLAHGPSREALVPSPVMRAMADGMTARVEELTRIPADVQDTLITVLSEKTLPIPELGEEVQAVRGFNLIATANDRDRGVNELSSALRRRFNTVVLPLPATADAEVDIVARRVDQMGRALDLPAAPEGLEEIRRVVTVFRELRDGVTDDGRTKVKSPSGTLSTAEAISVVTGGLALAAHFGDGVLRPSDVAAGILGAVVRDPAADKVVWQEYLEAVVRERDGWKDFYRACREVTV, encoded by the coding sequence ATGACCATGCAGGGGAACGAGCAGCGAGCAGAGGCTCTGCGACCGCACGCCGAAGACGCCTTCGCACACGAACTGAAAGCCCTGGCGGCCGCCGACGACCGGCCCCGCCCGACCCGCTGGAAGCTCTCCCCGTGGGCCGTCGCCACGTACCTGCTCGGCGGCACGCTCGACGACGGCACGGTGATCACACCCAAGTACGTGGGGCCGCGCCGCATCGTCGAAGTAGCCGTCACCACCCTGGCCACCGACCGCGCCCTGCTCCTGCTGGGCGTCCCCGGAACCGCCAAGACCTGGGTGTCCGAACACCTCGCGGCCGCCGTCAGCGGAGACTCCACCCTCCTCGTCCAGGGCACCGCGGGCACCCCCGAGGAAGCCATCCGGTACGGCTGGAACTACGCCCGGCTGCTCGCCCACGGCCCCAGCCGCGAGGCGCTCGTGCCCAGCCCGGTCATGCGGGCCATGGCCGACGGCATGACCGCCCGCGTCGAGGAGCTCACCCGCATCCCCGCCGACGTCCAGGACACCCTCATCACCGTCCTGTCCGAGAAGACCCTCCCGATACCGGAGCTCGGCGAAGAGGTGCAGGCCGTGCGCGGCTTCAACCTCATCGCCACCGCCAACGACCGCGACCGCGGGGTGAACGAGCTCTCCAGCGCGCTGCGCCGCCGCTTCAACACCGTGGTGCTGCCGCTGCCCGCCACCGCCGACGCCGAGGTCGACATCGTCGCCCGCCGCGTCGACCAGATGGGCCGCGCCCTCGACCTGCCGGCCGCGCCCGAAGGCCTGGAGGAGATCCGCCGCGTCGTCACCGTCTTCCGCGAGCTGCGCGACGGCGTCACCGACGACGGCCGTACGAAGGTGAAGTCGCCCAGCGGCACCCTGTCCACCGCCGAGGCCATCTCCGTCGTCACCGGCGGCCTGGCCCTGGCCGCCCACTTCGGGGACGGCGTCCTGCGCCCCTCCGACGTGGCCGCCGGGATCCTCGGCGCCGTGGTCCGCGACCCGGCGGCCGACAAGGTGGTCTGGCAGGAGTACCTGGAGGCCGTGGTCCGCGAGCGCGACGGCTGGAAGGACTTCTACCGGGCCTGCCGGGAGGTGACCGTATGA